In Mesorhizobium sp., one DNA window encodes the following:
- a CDS encoding GntR family transcriptional regulator — MYSFLQPLERTGRGSTTERVYSALRDAIVHRQLRPGEFVDKNLVCERLGVSRFPVSEALGRLAAQGFVEVLPQRGTRVSRISLKDVRQNLLIRRALEAETVRELARRTPPRMDRLEENIAAQRAALAAGDDTAYYNLDVEFHAILQQELGYPYVTATIDAARAGLDRVRRMLGSLHRTELTFREHAAIVEAIRAGNSEGAADAMRSHLDNVDVLLASFASENPDLFSR; from the coding sequence ATGTATAGCTTTCTCCAGCCACTCGAGCGTACCGGGCGAGGCTCGACGACCGAGCGCGTCTACAGCGCGCTGCGCGACGCGATCGTTCACCGCCAGTTGCGGCCGGGCGAGTTCGTCGACAAAAACCTTGTCTGCGAGAGGCTGGGGGTGTCGCGCTTTCCCGTCTCCGAGGCGCTCGGCCGGCTGGCGGCGCAGGGATTCGTCGAGGTGCTGCCACAGCGCGGCACGCGAGTCAGTCGTATCAGCCTCAAGGATGTGCGGCAGAATCTCTTGATCCGGCGCGCGCTCGAAGCGGAGACGGTACGGGAGCTGGCGCGCCGCACCCCGCCCCGGATGGACAGGCTGGAGGAGAACATCGCCGCTCAGCGGGCCGCGCTGGCGGCGGGCGACGACACCGCCTACTACAATCTCGACGTCGAGTTCCACGCCATCCTGCAGCAGGAACTGGGCTATCCCTATGTGACCGCGACGATCGATGCCGCTCGCGCCGGACTCGACCGCGTCCGGCGCATGCTCGGCAGCCTGCACCGTACCGAACTGACTTTCCGGGAGCATGCCGCGATCGTAGAGGCGATCCGCGCCGGCAACAGCGAGGGTGCGGCCGACGCGATGCGCAGCCATCTCGACAATGTCGACGTCTTGCTGGCCTCTTTCGCGTCGGAGAACCCCGACCTGTTCAGCCGGTAG
- a CDS encoding aldose 1-epimerase family protein, whose product MTSANLAASVSTIGAELVSLAHSRHGEMLWQADAAWWDRSSPILFPVVGRCAGDSIRVGATDYPMPLHGFAHSMEFAVVASADDRCLLRLEDTPATRRHYPFAFQLDIAYLLRGDDLSVEATLRNPSGASLPASFGFHPGFRWPLAPGIAKERHQIVFDADEHLDVSRARDGLLLPGSSPVDLRHGVLPLSETLFGQGAMVLLGPKSRRIRFGAPGAPLAVDIGFGNLPSLGLWSKPGAGFLCIEPWAGHADPVGFDGDIFGKPGLVALGPGAEARFAMHLAIRTGVRQ is encoded by the coding sequence TTGACCTCGGCCAACCTTGCCGCGAGCGTATCAACGATCGGCGCGGAATTGGTCAGCCTGGCCCACAGCCGCCATGGCGAGATGCTGTGGCAGGCTGATGCCGCTTGGTGGGACCGTTCGAGCCCGATACTTTTTCCTGTGGTCGGCCGCTGTGCCGGCGATAGTATCCGCGTCGGTGCGACCGACTATCCCATGCCGCTGCACGGATTTGCACATTCGATGGAGTTTGCAGTCGTCGCAAGTGCTGACGACCGCTGCCTCCTGCGGCTTGAGGACACGCCGGCGACCCGGCGACACTATCCCTTCGCCTTCCAGCTCGACATCGCCTACCTCCTCCGGGGTGACGACCTCTCGGTCGAAGCGACTCTGCGCAATCCAAGCGGCGCGTCCTTACCCGCGAGCTTCGGATTCCACCCCGGCTTTCGCTGGCCGCTCGCGCCGGGCATTGCGAAGGAACGCCACCAGATCGTCTTCGACGCCGACGAGCACCTCGACGTATCGCGCGCCCGCGACGGTCTGCTGCTTCCCGGCAGCTCGCCGGTCGACTTGCGGCACGGTGTCCTTCCGCTGTCCGAAACCCTGTTCGGCCAGGGTGCGATGGTGTTGCTTGGGCCGAAGAGCCGCCGCATCCGCTTCGGAGCGCCCGGAGCACCGTTGGCAGTCGACATCGGCTTCGGCAACCTGCCGTCGCTCGGCCTGTGGTCGAAGCCGGGCGCAGGCTTCCTCTGCATCGAGCCGTGGGCGGGACATGCCGATCCGGTGGGCTTCGACGGCGACATCTTCGGTAAGCCGGGCCTCGTCGCGCTCGGGCCGGGAGCCGAGGCCCGCTTCGCAATGCACCTAGCGATCCGGACCGGGGTTCGCCAATGA
- a CDS encoding serine protease, which yields MKISSRLTRSLALLVLGGGTAFAALPAAAEDAAQRPELSPMTRVTEARAKAEDDRVVGGYATEQGEYPFQVALLFSGSLDETADSQLNAQFCGGSLIAPQWVLTAAHCLVQAGAPISPDAVVVLSGATDLAEGTRHPVEEIIVHENYDQFALDNDLGLIKLATPASIKPIKLTSADVEDGHVTVTGWGRMENGGFPRNLLKAQMRLFPNATCNSGIKRIYADDMKYVLSRYIGRFRMSEEALDQLGPALEPAMGDPLTGNMVCAGEPDGARDACQGDSGGPLFSEGSAGPVQIGIVSWGEGPLDAEMPCGHRNAYGVYTRIAKYRDWIAQKSGVR from the coding sequence TTGAAAATTTCATCTAGACTGACACGCAGCCTGGCGCTGCTTGTGCTTGGGGGCGGCACTGCTTTCGCCGCGCTGCCCGCCGCCGCCGAAGATGCGGCGCAGCGGCCTGAACTGTCGCCCATGACGCGCGTAACCGAAGCACGCGCCAAGGCCGAAGACGATCGAGTGGTCGGCGGATATGCGACCGAGCAGGGCGAATATCCCTTCCAGGTCGCGCTGCTCTTCAGCGGTTCGCTGGACGAGACCGCCGACTCGCAACTCAACGCTCAGTTCTGCGGGGGCAGTCTGATCGCGCCACAATGGGTGCTGACGGCGGCGCATTGCCTGGTCCAGGCCGGCGCACCTATCAGTCCGGACGCCGTCGTGGTGCTTTCCGGCGCCACTGACCTCGCCGAAGGGACGCGCCATCCGGTCGAGGAAATCATCGTCCACGAGAACTATGACCAGTTCGCGCTCGACAACGACCTCGGACTGATCAAGCTTGCCACTCCGGCGAGCATAAAGCCGATCAAGCTGACCAGCGCAGACGTCGAGGACGGTCACGTGACCGTCACCGGCTGGGGACGGATGGAGAACGGCGGCTTCCCGCGCAATCTGCTGAAGGCGCAGATGCGGCTGTTCCCGAATGCCACCTGCAATTCCGGCATCAAGCGGATCTATGCCGACGACATGAAATACGTGCTCTCGCGCTACATCGGCCGCTTCCGTATGTCGGAGGAGGCACTCGACCAGCTCGGCCCTGCGCTCGAGCCAGCGATGGGCGATCCCCTCACCGGCAATATGGTCTGCGCCGGCGAGCCAGACGGCGCGCGCGACGCTTGCCAGGGCGATAGCGGCGGGCCGCTGTTCTCGGAGGGCTCCGCCGGCCCGGTACAGATCGGTATCGTCAGCTGGGGTGAAGGTCCCCTCGACGCCGAGATGCCCTGCGGCCATCGCAACGCCTACGGCGTCTACACGCGCATCGCCAAGTACCGGGACTGGATCGCGCAGAAGTCAGGCGTCCGCTGA
- a CDS encoding HWE histidine kinase domain-containing protein, producing the protein MEADLSRREAESAAKVSREELAEAVAENSPAMLWLGDQYGKCVFLNRAQRDFWGIDPQDLSLFDWGSTLHPDDIEKLSAPFVKAMAEQTPFSVEARYKRADGVYRTLRTEARPRFDRDGTFLGMTGVNTDISDQLAAEERTRMLMGELNHRTKNILTVVQAVARQTARNSTFEDFGKAFESRLRGLAACNDLLLRNDWAGVDLSDLIASQLGHLGEDAGGRLQSTGPRVRVASQAAQTLGMALHELSTNSLKYGALRLPDGRVTLNWSRAAGNALTLEWIESGVGPLTPPAQKGFGHSVIVDMVAAALDADVEVEFGEDGYRWKVATRSNLGLF; encoded by the coding sequence ATGGAAGCGGATCTGTCCCGTCGCGAGGCGGAATCGGCGGCGAAAGTATCGCGCGAAGAGTTGGCAGAGGCGGTGGCCGAGAATTCCCCCGCCATGCTCTGGCTGGGCGACCAGTACGGGAAATGCGTGTTCCTGAACCGGGCACAGCGCGATTTCTGGGGCATCGACCCGCAGGACCTCTCGTTGTTCGACTGGGGGTCTACTCTTCATCCCGACGACATCGAGAAATTGTCTGCGCCATTCGTGAAGGCGATGGCCGAGCAGACGCCCTTTTCGGTTGAGGCCCGATACAAGCGCGCTGACGGTGTCTATCGCACGCTGCGGACCGAAGCGCGCCCGCGTTTCGACAGAGATGGCACGTTCCTCGGGATGACGGGTGTCAACACCGACATCAGCGACCAGCTCGCCGCGGAGGAGCGGACCCGCATGCTGATGGGGGAGCTCAATCATCGGACGAAGAACATCCTGACCGTGGTTCAGGCGGTGGCGCGGCAGACCGCCAGGAACTCGACATTCGAGGACTTCGGAAAGGCCTTCGAAAGCCGGCTGCGGGGCCTCGCGGCATGCAACGACCTTCTTCTGCGCAACGACTGGGCGGGCGTCGACCTTTCCGATCTGATCGCATCGCAGCTCGGACATCTGGGCGAGGACGCCGGCGGCCGGCTGCAATCGACGGGGCCTCGTGTCCGGGTTGCATCGCAGGCCGCGCAGACGCTCGGAATGGCGTTGCATGAACTGTCGACCAACAGCCTGAAATATGGCGCTCTCAGACTGCCTGACGGCCGCGTGACCCTGAACTGGTCGCGCGCCGCCGGGAATGCGCTTACGCTCGAATGGATCGAGTCCGGCGTAGGCCCCCTCACCCCGCCGGCGCAGAAGGGATTTGGGCATTCCGTGATCGTGGACATGGTTGCCGCCGCTCTCGACGCCGATGTCGAGGTGGAGTTCGGTGAAGACGGCTACCGGTGGAAGGTGGCGACGCGTTCGAACCTCGGTCTCTTCTGA
- a CDS encoding DUF2852 domain-containing protein, translating to MNATALIRPAWTPATIALMVIGFMVFWPLGLAMLAYIIWGDRLDGFKRDMNGATDRFFGSCRRSSSWKAHGRTGNVAFDDWREKELGRLAEERRKLDETLAEFDEYARELRRAKDQEEFDRFMAARSRNTPAPTGQTKPAKRGKGSEGLLDDV from the coding sequence ATGAACGCGACTGCACTGATCCGTCCGGCCTGGACGCCGGCGACCATTGCTCTCATGGTGATCGGCTTCATGGTATTCTGGCCGCTGGGCCTGGCCATGCTCGCCTACATCATCTGGGGCGACCGGCTTGACGGCTTCAAGCGCGACATGAACGGAGCGACGGACCGCTTCTTCGGCTCCTGCCGCAGGTCTTCCTCCTGGAAAGCGCATGGCCGCACTGGCAATGTCGCCTTCGACGACTGGCGCGAGAAGGAACTCGGGCGCCTCGCAGAAGAGCGCCGTAAGCTCGATGAGACGCTGGCCGAATTCGACGAGTATGCGCGAGAACTGCGCCGCGCCAAGGACCAGGAAGAGTTCGACCGCTTCATGGCCGCCCGCTCGCGCAACACCCCTGCTCCGACCGGGCAGACGAAGCCTGCGAAGCGCGGCAAGGGCTCGGAAGGACTCCTCGACGACGTCTGA
- a CDS encoding DUF2231 domain-containing protein, translated as MTYVHSLPNRPSFAAFLHAVLSSFPIACFSLTVLTDMAYWRTLNLLWLHFSEWLLLAGLVFGTLALLARLIDLAVRKVRPAWLAVIGGIVVLLLAAINSFVHTADGWTAVIPYGLTLSVLTVLAMIITGWLGRRGVRHV; from the coding sequence ATGACCTACGTTCATTCGTTACCTAACCGACCGTCTTTCGCCGCATTTCTGCACGCGGTCCTGTCCTCCTTTCCCATCGCGTGCTTCAGCCTGACGGTGCTAACCGATATGGCCTACTGGCGGACGCTGAACCTGCTCTGGCTGCACTTTTCGGAGTGGCTGCTGCTGGCGGGCCTGGTGTTCGGGACGCTCGCGCTGCTGGCCCGCCTGATCGACCTCGCCGTGCGAAAGGTGCGGCCCGCCTGGCTGGCCGTGATTGGCGGCATCGTTGTGCTGCTGCTCGCAGCCATCAACAGTTTCGTCCACACCGCCGACGGCTGGACCGCCGTCATCCCGTACGGGCTGACCCTTTCGGTCCTCACCGTGCTGGCGATGATCATCACCGGATGGCTCGGGCGAAGAGGAGTTCGTCATGTCTAG
- a CDS encoding sorbosone dehydrogenase family protein, translated as MSRIALISTSALAGILLAGCGNEDFDVTRQYGPDPLLPAPAQSLLPDLKTAEVVGWQDGETPTVPDGLVVTAYARDLANPRTVHTLPNGDVLVVQSKAPEGKPLNRPKDIIRGFIMSMAAGDGGKAKDTNLITLLRDTNRDGEVDERSDLLTGLTSPFGVAWHQDTLYVAAADAILSYPYRLGQTEISAEPTILAPLPGGPINHHWTKDLALSPDGRFLYASVGSNSNVGERGLEAEKGRAAIWRVDRETGAAKVFASGLRNPNGLNFHPETGELWTVVNERDELGPNLVPDYMTSVRENGFYGWPWSYYGQHVDERVVPARPDLVATAISPDYALTSHVAALGLAFTNDSAMPDAYRNGAFVGNRGSWNRETFNGYKVVYIPFAGGKPSGMAQDVVTGFLDGDNARGRPVGLAIDGTGALLIADDAGNTVWRVAAADGSVTPEPIPTDRVADAAAGNGAAENAVQAGPAASDAQPAGNAPEPSPTQVAPAVGPEDGAPAPDAAD; from the coding sequence ATGTCTAGGATCGCGCTCATCTCTACCTCGGCGCTGGCGGGGATCCTGCTCGCGGGCTGCGGCAATGAGGATTTCGACGTTACCCGGCAATACGGTCCCGACCCGCTGCTACCCGCCCCCGCGCAAAGTCTGTTGCCGGACCTCAAGACGGCCGAGGTCGTGGGGTGGCAGGACGGCGAGACGCCTACGGTGCCCGATGGATTGGTCGTGACGGCATATGCGCGCGATCTGGCCAACCCGCGGACGGTCCATACCCTCCCGAACGGCGACGTGCTGGTGGTTCAGTCGAAGGCGCCGGAGGGAAAGCCTCTCAACCGACCCAAAGACATCATCCGCGGCTTCATCATGTCGATGGCGGCGGGTGACGGCGGTAAGGCCAAGGACACCAACCTCATCACGCTGCTCCGCGACACGAACCGCGACGGCGAAGTCGACGAGCGCAGCGATCTGCTCACCGGGCTGACGTCGCCCTTTGGCGTCGCCTGGCATCAGGACACGCTCTACGTGGCGGCCGCAGACGCGATCCTGTCCTACCCCTACCGGCTGGGCCAGACGGAGATCAGCGCCGAGCCGACCATTCTCGCGCCGCTTCCCGGCGGGCCCATCAACCATCACTGGACCAAGGATCTCGCGCTCAGCCCGGATGGCAGGTTCCTCTATGCGTCCGTCGGTTCGAATTCCAATGTCGGCGAGCGTGGCCTCGAAGCGGAGAAGGGACGCGCCGCGATCTGGCGGGTCGACCGCGAGACCGGCGCGGCGAAAGTGTTCGCCTCCGGCCTTCGCAACCCCAACGGGCTCAATTTCCATCCGGAGACGGGCGAACTGTGGACCGTCGTCAACGAGCGTGACGAACTCGGCCCGAATCTTGTGCCTGACTACATGACGTCCGTGCGCGAAAACGGCTTCTACGGGTGGCCGTGGAGCTACTACGGCCAGCATGTCGACGAGCGCGTCGTGCCGGCGCGGCCCGATCTGGTTGCCACTGCCATCTCGCCGGACTACGCGCTGACAAGCCATGTGGCCGCGCTCGGCCTCGCCTTCACCAACGATTCGGCGATGCCGGACGCATACCGGAACGGCGCCTTCGTCGGAAACCGTGGCAGCTGGAACCGGGAGACGTTCAACGGCTACAAGGTCGTCTATATTCCGTTCGCCGGTGGGAAGCCTTCCGGCATGGCTCAAGATGTGGTGACCGGGTTCCTCGACGGCGACAATGCCCGCGGCAGGCCCGTCGGGCTCGCTATCGACGGGACAGGTGCCCTCTTGATCGCCGACGACGCCGGCAACACTGTGTGGCGGGTAGCGGCCGCCGACGGCTCGGTCACGCCGGAGCCGATCCCGACCGACCGGGTCGCAGACGCCGCGGCCGGGAACGGCGCTGCCGAGAACGCAGTCCAAGCCGGACCGGCGGCGAGCGACGCGCAACCGGCCGGCAACGCCCCCGAGCCTTCGCCAACCCAGGTCGCACCCGCGGTCGGACCTGAAGACGGAGCGCCAGCGCCGGACGCTGCCGACTGA
- a CDS encoding cytochrome b/b6 domain-containing protein translates to MATAGKVTGYSTSQVVLHWAVVILVAFQFVAHEAIEKTWRAAVRGEPSPVEEEAMAYLHIAAGVLIFFLATLRIYLRLTRGAPAPPADEPWLLKISGEAVHMLIYVLLFLLPLTGLIAWFLGMQAAGYVHEVLQNLLLAMIALHVAGALFQHFVRRSQVLMRMFRPQRD, encoded by the coding sequence ATGGCTACCGCCGGCAAAGTGACTGGATACTCGACCTCACAGGTAGTGCTGCATTGGGCCGTCGTTATCCTGGTGGCGTTCCAGTTCGTTGCTCACGAGGCGATCGAGAAGACATGGCGCGCCGCGGTGCGGGGTGAGCCCTCGCCTGTCGAGGAAGAGGCTATGGCTTATCTGCACATCGCGGCAGGCGTCTTGATCTTCTTCCTCGCGACTTTGCGTATCTATCTTCGCTTGACGCGGGGAGCGCCGGCGCCACCTGCCGACGAGCCGTGGCTGCTCAAGATTTCAGGCGAAGCCGTTCACATGCTGATCTATGTTCTGTTGTTCCTCTTGCCGCTGACAGGCCTGATCGCCTGGTTCCTCGGCATGCAAGCGGCCGGCTATGTGCATGAAGTGCTTCAGAATCTGCTGCTTGCCATGATCGCCCTGCATGTCGCCGGTGCGTTGTTCCAGCATTTCGTGCGCCGCTCGCAGGTCTTGATGCGCATGTTCCGGCCCCAGCGCGACTGA
- the coxB gene encoding cytochrome c oxidase subunit II, whose product MRVAGLFLAPPVLASCSGIQSTLDPAGEEAGQVATLFWAMTIGGALIWVGVVGLSLYASLWKRRSVSDKAAGRLIFWAGVLFPISVLTALLSYALWLMPSLRPFADSERAALRIEVVGQQFWWHVVYRHPDGAHVVSANEIRLPVGERVEFTLRSVDMIHSFWIPALGGKMDLIPGRANRLSLRATRAGTYRGQCAEFCGTSHALMAFPAIAMEPADFEAWLDRRGRPSAGVDGGFGGRALFLREGCGECHGVTGTEADGTSGPDLSHVGSRLTIGAGLMPNDAENLARFIAHSSSIKPGSKMPSYLGLTREERDEIAAWLKGLQ is encoded by the coding sequence TTGCGCGTCGCCGGTCTTTTCCTTGCGCCTCCCGTCCTCGCCTCCTGCTCCGGCATCCAGTCGACGCTCGATCCGGCCGGCGAGGAAGCCGGGCAGGTCGCGACCCTGTTCTGGGCGATGACGATCGGCGGAGCGCTTATATGGGTCGGAGTGGTCGGCCTCTCGCTCTATGCCTCCCTATGGAAGCGCAGGTCCGTCTCCGACAAGGCCGCGGGCAGGCTCATCTTCTGGGCGGGCGTGCTATTTCCCATATCGGTTCTCACGGCGCTTCTGTCCTACGCATTGTGGCTGATGCCATCATTGCGACCGTTCGCGGACAGCGAGCGGGCAGCGCTTCGCATCGAAGTCGTGGGTCAACAGTTCTGGTGGCACGTCGTCTATCGCCATCCCGACGGTGCACACGTCGTATCGGCCAACGAGATCAGGCTGCCGGTGGGCGAGCGCGTGGAATTCACCCTTCGCAGCGTCGACATGATCCATTCCTTCTGGATCCCGGCGCTTGGCGGCAAGATGGATCTGATTCCCGGTCGCGCCAACAGGCTGTCGTTACGCGCTACGCGGGCCGGAACCTATCGCGGCCAGTGCGCGGAGTTCTGCGGCACATCTCATGCGCTGATGGCGTTTCCGGCGATAGCAATGGAACCGGCGGATTTCGAGGCTTGGCTGGATCGGCGCGGCAGGCCGTCCGCCGGCGTCGACGGGGGGTTCGGTGGACGGGCGCTGTTCCTGCGGGAAGGCTGCGGCGAATGCCATGGCGTGACCGGAACAGAGGCGGACGGCACAAGCGGCCCGGACCTTTCCCATGTCGGTTCGCGACTGACGATCGGCGCCGGCCTGATGCCAAACGACGCGGAAAACCTGGCCCGCTTCATCGCTCATTCCAGCTCGATCAAGCCGGGGAGCAAGATGCCGTCCTACCTCGGTCTCACCCGTGAGGAACGCGACGAGATCGCGGCCTGGCTGAAGGGGCTGCAATGA
- the ctaD gene encoding cytochrome c oxidase subunit I: MSAKIQPDRDRAADEAQLRAIWATPSGWRYWTSVNNTQVGLWYGSAAFSFMLFAGLLGLLIRAQLAVPQNDLLSAETYNQVYTLHGTVMMFLFAVPIFEAVAIFLLPPMLGARELPFPRLGAFGFWSFLLGGVFVCGSIFFGAAPNSGWFMYPPLATSEQAGIGADIWLLGLSFIEVASIAAAVELIVGIMKCRAPGMRVNLMPLFAWYLLIVAGMILFAFPPLIAGDLLFEMQRMFDWPFFDPARGGDPLLWQHLFWIFGHPEVYIIFLPAIALLAMIIPTFAGRPIVGYSWIVLAAVGTGFLSFGLWVHHMFATGLPQISLAFFSAASGAVAIPTGVQIFVFIATMLAGRVIFSTPMLFAMGGIAIFVMGGLTGVMVALVPFDWQAHDTYFVVAHLHYVLIGGMVFPVFAGLYYYYPLIDGKRMSDRVGRIAFWLMFTGFNIAFFPMHLSGLRGMPRRVYTYPADMGWDWLNLISTIGAVVLGIGMFAVVVDVTLNRRRKPRIEENPWNAGTLEWISEPEENWGVRSIPRIESRYPLWEQENLAGEVKAGEWYLADAREGFRETLVTSVLDAEPEQVLRVGGTSYATIVSAATLGTVFVALTFKWWIVSLVAGLAFLASVVWWLWTGTGGIPEKQDKDIGRGIRLPLYASGAKSVGWWGVFITMIGDGTAFASLVFGYFFYWTIHQDFTAGLAGPGVAWPMLALLLFAAAWAATLGAREFNGRGRVAEARLLLCGGAVASVAGCGAGLAGPWTTVMDPTAHVYPAIVWILAIWTALHGIVGVVMQLYCLARSLAGRLTPQHDMELHNVALYWHFMLVTALVTFAVIGLFPEAL; encoded by the coding sequence ATGAGCGCCAAGATACAGCCGGATCGGGACCGGGCGGCCGACGAAGCGCAGCTTCGGGCGATATGGGCGACGCCGAGCGGCTGGCGCTACTGGACGTCTGTCAACAACACCCAGGTCGGGCTCTGGTACGGATCTGCCGCATTCAGCTTCATGCTGTTTGCCGGATTGCTGGGCCTGCTGATCCGAGCCCAGCTTGCTGTGCCTCAGAACGACCTTCTGTCGGCCGAGACTTACAACCAAGTCTACACCCTGCATGGCACGGTGATGATGTTCCTCTTCGCCGTGCCAATCTTCGAGGCGGTGGCGATCTTCCTCCTCCCGCCGATGCTTGGCGCGCGCGAACTGCCCTTCCCCCGGCTCGGCGCATTCGGGTTCTGGAGTTTTCTTCTTGGGGGCGTCTTTGTCTGCGGTTCGATCTTCTTCGGTGCCGCGCCCAACAGCGGCTGGTTCATGTATCCGCCGCTCGCCACCAGCGAACAGGCCGGCATCGGCGCGGACATCTGGCTGCTCGGACTCTCCTTCATCGAAGTCGCGTCGATCGCAGCGGCCGTCGAACTGATCGTCGGAATCATGAAGTGCCGGGCGCCCGGCATGCGCGTCAATCTGATGCCGCTGTTCGCATGGTATCTGCTGATCGTCGCGGGCATGATCCTGTTCGCCTTCCCGCCGCTGATTGCCGGCGACCTGCTGTTCGAAATGCAGCGTATGTTCGACTGGCCGTTCTTCGATCCGGCCCGCGGCGGCGATCCGCTGCTGTGGCAGCACCTGTTCTGGATCTTCGGCCACCCGGAAGTCTACATCATCTTCCTGCCGGCGATCGCGCTGCTTGCGATGATCATACCCACCTTCGCGGGACGGCCTATCGTCGGATACTCGTGGATCGTCCTGGCCGCGGTCGGCACAGGCTTCCTGTCGTTCGGACTGTGGGTCCACCACATGTTCGCGACGGGACTGCCCCAGATCTCGCTCGCCTTCTTCTCCGCGGCGTCCGGAGCGGTCGCTATCCCGACCGGCGTGCAGATTTTCGTCTTCATTGCCACTATGCTGGCGGGACGGGTGATCTTTTCGACGCCAATGCTGTTTGCGATGGGCGGCATTGCCATTTTCGTCATGGGCGGTCTGACCGGCGTGATGGTCGCCCTCGTTCCCTTCGACTGGCAGGCCCACGACACCTATTTCGTCGTCGCTCATCTCCACTACGTGCTGATCGGCGGAATGGTGTTCCCGGTCTTCGCCGGTCTCTACTACTACTATCCGCTGATCGACGGAAAACGGATGTCGGACCGGGTCGGCCGGATCGCATTCTGGCTGATGTTCACCGGCTTCAACATCGCCTTTTTCCCGATGCATCTGTCCGGCCTTCGCGGCATGCCGCGGCGCGTCTATACCTACCCGGCCGACATGGGTTGGGACTGGCTGAACCTGATCTCGACGATCGGCGCGGTGGTGTTGGGCATCGGCATGTTCGCCGTCGTGGTCGACGTCACGCTCAACCGCCGGCGAAAGCCGCGCATCGAAGAGAATCCGTGGAACGCCGGTACGCTGGAATGGATAAGCGAGCCCGAGGAGAACTGGGGCGTGCGCTCCATCCCCCGCATCGAAAGCCGCTATCCGCTCTGGGAGCAGGAGAACCTGGCCGGCGAGGTGAAAGCCGGCGAATGGTATCTTGCGGATGCAAGGGAAGGCTTCCGCGAGACGCTCGTCACATCCGTCCTCGACGCCGAGCCGGAGCAGGTGTTGCGTGTCGGCGGAACGTCCTACGCCACGATCGTAAGCGCCGCGACCCTCGGCACGGTGTTCGTGGCTCTGACGTTCAAATGGTGGATCGTATCGCTTGTCGCCGGCCTGGCATTCCTGGCGTCGGTCGTCTGGTGGCTATGGACGGGAACCGGCGGGATCCCTGAAAAGCAGGACAAGGACATCGGCCGCGGCATCCGCTTGCCGCTCTACGCATCGGGCGCAAAATCCGTCGGCTGGTGGGGCGTCTTCATCACCATGATCGGGGACGGAACGGCTTTCGCCAGCCTCGTCTTCGGCTACTTCTTCTACTGGACGATCCATCAGGATTTCACCGCCGGCTTGGCGGGTCCCGGCGTCGCCTGGCCCATGCTGGCCCTGCTGCTGTTCGCGGCGGCCTGGGCGGCCACGCTGGGCGCACGCGAATTCAACGGGCGCGGCCGCGTTGCCGAAGCGCGACTGCTGCTGTGCGGCGGAGCTGTCGCTTCAGTCGCAGGGTGCGGCGCCGGCCTCGCCGGTCCGTGGACGACGGTGATGGATCCGACCGCGCACGTCTATCCGGCGATCGTGTGGATCCTGGCGATCTGGACGGCGCTCCACGGTATCGTCGGTGTCGTCATGCAGCTCTACTGCCTGGCGCGCAGCCTTGCCGGCCGGCTCACGCCGCAGCACGACATGGAACTGCACAACGTGGCGCTCTACTGGCACTTCATGTTGGTGACCGCGCTGGTCACCTTCGCTGTGATCGGACTGTTCCCGGAGGCGCTGTGA
- a CDS encoding cytochrome c oxidase assembly protein, producing MKRLALTCGIALLAAIWLGPLLGAWRDSFAAGMVAHMGVVAVAAPLVAIGLQARLRALPSTPAALPVLASFIELIAVWGWHAPVMRAAAEASMAATVAEQATFLTVGVLLWSTSFAAPREPRQALAGAFALLLTSIHMTLLGALLALSPRSLYGEGEVTCFGIVLDAGQDQQLGGVIMLLVGALVYVAGGLWLVARLLEGPAPKILFRK from the coding sequence ATGAAGCGCCTTGCGCTCACGTGCGGAATTGCGCTGCTCGCAGCCATCTGGCTCGGACCGCTGCTCGGCGCATGGCGGGATTCGTTCGCGGCCGGCATGGTCGCCCACATGGGCGTGGTGGCCGTTGCCGCCCCGCTTGTCGCCATCGGTTTGCAGGCGCGCCTGCGGGCCCTGCCTTCGACGCCGGCGGCGCTTCCCGTGCTGGCATCCTTCATCGAACTGATCGCCGTGTGGGGCTGGCACGCGCCGGTCATGCGCGCGGCGGCGGAAGCGTCGATGGCGGCCACCGTCGCGGAACAGGCGACGTTCCTGACGGTCGGAGTGCTCCTCTGGTCGACCAGCTTCGCCGCGCCCCGCGAACCGCGGCAGGCCTTGGCCGGCGCCTTCGCTCTGTTGCTGACCTCGATCCACATGACGCTGTTGGGCGCGCTTCTCGCGCTCAGTCCACGGTCCCTGTACGGGGAGGGCGAAGTCACCTGCTTCGGCATAGTCCTGGATGCCGGCCAGGATCAGCAGCTTGGCGGTGTCATCATGTTGCTCGTCGGCGCGCTGGTCTATGTCGCGGGGGGTCTCTGGCTGGTCGCGCGCCTGCTCGAGGGTCCGGCGCCGAAGATCCTGTTCCGGAAATGA